A region from the Serinibacter arcticus genome encodes:
- a CDS encoding FAD-binding protein, with protein sequence MSTEDHTYDVVVVGSGSAGFATAMGAVDEGLSVLIVESTDKWGGSTAMSGGGMWLPNNPLMRRDDVGDSREEALTYLEATVGETGAATSRARKEAFVDGVDDFVTTAERFGVVFARATDYPDYYPELPGGKIGRSIEVKPLDSKILGDRWNTLRGAIPLPAMTNDVWLLGRAWSTVSGMVRGAQVVGRIAGGLVTGKRLVGIGNAWAAAFCKAVVIDRGVPLWLNAPLEELVVEDGRVVGIRVEHQGRSVTVRATRGVMIAGGGFESNPDLRQKHHGIDGAPSGNPGNVGVPIAVAQEAGAAVELMDDAWWGGSVAAPPGGHPSFIVGERSMPFSIMVDSTGKRFANESESYVDLGHHMLENDEGRGPYWLILDARYALRYFRTFAMDPRATKAMKESGIQVSARTLEELAGKIEVDPTTFRRTIARFNGFARSGVDGDFGRGNSAYDRYYGDPTVHPNNNLGPIERGPFTAYRVVLGDLGTKGGVVTDADGRALREDGSVIDGLFAAGNSSASVMGRTYPGPGSTIGPAAVFGLRAARFMARHGG encoded by the coding sequence ATGAGCACCGAGGACCACACCTACGACGTCGTGGTGGTGGGCTCGGGCAGCGCCGGGTTCGCGACCGCCATGGGCGCGGTCGACGAGGGCCTGTCCGTCCTGATCGTCGAGTCCACCGACAAGTGGGGCGGGAGCACGGCGATGTCCGGCGGCGGGATGTGGCTCCCGAACAACCCGCTCATGCGTCGCGACGACGTCGGCGACTCCCGCGAGGAGGCGCTCACCTACCTGGAGGCGACCGTGGGGGAGACCGGCGCCGCCACCTCGCGGGCGCGCAAGGAGGCGTTCGTCGACGGCGTGGACGACTTCGTCACGACGGCGGAGCGGTTCGGCGTGGTCTTCGCCCGCGCCACCGACTACCCCGACTACTACCCGGAGCTGCCGGGCGGGAAGATCGGTCGCTCGATCGAGGTGAAGCCGCTCGACTCCAAGATCCTCGGCGACCGGTGGAACACGCTGCGCGGCGCGATCCCGCTGCCGGCGATGACCAACGACGTCTGGCTGCTCGGACGCGCGTGGTCGACGGTCTCCGGCATGGTGCGCGGTGCGCAGGTCGTGGGTCGCATCGCGGGCGGGCTCGTCACCGGCAAGCGGCTCGTCGGCATCGGAAACGCGTGGGCGGCGGCGTTCTGCAAGGCCGTCGTGATCGATCGCGGGGTGCCGCTCTGGTTGAACGCGCCGCTCGAGGAGCTCGTGGTCGAGGACGGTCGCGTCGTCGGCATCCGGGTGGAGCACCAGGGCCGGAGCGTCACTGTCCGGGCGACGCGCGGCGTCATGATCGCCGGCGGCGGCTTCGAGTCGAACCCCGACCTGCGGCAGAAGCACCACGGGATCGACGGGGCGCCGTCGGGCAACCCGGGCAACGTCGGGGTGCCGATCGCGGTCGCGCAGGAGGCGGGCGCCGCCGTCGAGCTGATGGACGACGCCTGGTGGGGCGGCTCGGTCGCCGCACCGCCCGGGGGCCACCCGTCCTTCATCGTGGGGGAGCGGTCGATGCCGTTCTCGATCATGGTCGACTCGACCGGGAAGCGGTTCGCCAACGAGTCGGAGTCCTACGTCGACCTGGGCCACCACATGCTCGAGAACGACGAGGGCCGCGGGCCGTACTGGTTGATCCTGGACGCTCGCTACGCGCTCCGGTACTTCCGCACCTTCGCGATGGACCCGCGCGCCACGAAGGCGATGAAGGAGTCGGGGATCCAGGTCTCCGCGCGGACGCTCGAGGAGCTCGCCGGGAAGATCGAGGTCGACCCGACCACCTTCCGCCGCACGATCGCGCGCTTCAACGGCTTCGCGCGCTCCGGCGTCGACGGCGACTTCGGCCGCGGCAACTCCGCCTACGACCGCTACTACGGCGACCCGACCGTGCACCCGAACAACAACCTCGGGCCGATCGAGCGCGGCCCGTTCACCGCCTACCGCGTGGTGCTCGGCGACCTCGGCACGAAGGGCGGCGTGGTGACGGACGCCGACGGTCGCGCGCTGCGCGAGGACGGTTCGGTGATCGATGGCCTGTTCGCGGCCGGCAACAGCTCGGCGTCGGTGATGGGGCGGACCTACCCCGGTCCGGGGTCGACGATCGGACCGGCCGCGGTCTTCGGGCTGCGGGCCGCGCGGTTCATGGCGCGCCACGGGGGCTGA
- a CDS encoding ATP-binding protein, translating to MRTTRSLKGSLTIATVVAVAWVLVLVVVLASGLEQETRALVSQVAIMATAFVSSLLCWWRARRSAGRRRQAWSLFAAAGFVGLFGNALAALTDTAGLDDVVLLIALLTGIAALLSFPTRALRRAELVRAILDGIVVGGSVLFVSALVVFPELGFGVGSDGLDIGRVASLSLPIVDAVLATLAVLLILRSVGSDRTPLALVGISFTMYAVADLAYAVVDSTSGFQFGTLADLGWVVGYALGGVAACHPAGSGGSCGDDDGEVREGSPVVGTVVTFALFIGAAVFQVQGSLAQVPTLAVSLWFLVITAVAARQIALVAANERLRRTLEKRVIERTAELAAATHTTELTLSSVGEGIYGVDRNGVVTFVNPAGARTLGYWAEDLVGVHAHDHLHAFRDDDTPFPYEGCYISEAITKGVTVNSEEDVYRRADGKAVPVEVTASPVLDDGEVTGAVVVFRDVAQRREVERLKNEFIAVISHELRTPLTSIKGSIGLVEGGATGVISPEARRLLAIAGSSVDRLTRLINDILEVERLSSGSDPLNLVDVRVDELVRIAVEQIETLAAQAGVTVDVRDAPGTVRADADRIVQTLVNLLGNAVKFTESGGHITVSGTTTGTFAEIAVADTGRGIPAGQLEAIFGRFEQVDSSDAREKGGTGLGLAISRGIVGRHGGRIWAESSPGVGSTFRFTLPTADAASDSSSQTREFHVRSR from the coding sequence GTGAGAACCACACGAAGTCTGAAGGGGTCGCTGACGATCGCGACGGTCGTCGCGGTCGCGTGGGTGCTGGTCCTCGTCGTCGTGCTCGCCTCCGGTCTCGAGCAGGAGACCCGCGCCCTCGTCTCGCAGGTCGCCATCATGGCGACGGCGTTCGTCTCCTCGCTCCTGTGCTGGTGGCGTGCCCGTCGCAGCGCTGGGCGCCGACGCCAGGCCTGGTCGCTGTTCGCCGCTGCCGGCTTCGTCGGCCTCTTCGGCAACGCGCTCGCGGCCCTGACCGACACCGCCGGCCTCGACGACGTCGTCCTCCTGATCGCCCTCCTCACGGGGATTGCCGCACTGCTGTCCTTCCCGACGCGCGCGCTGCGGCGGGCGGAGCTCGTCCGGGCGATCCTCGACGGGATCGTGGTGGGCGGCTCGGTCCTCTTCGTCTCGGCGCTCGTGGTCTTCCCCGAGCTCGGCTTCGGAGTCGGCTCGGACGGCCTCGACATCGGTCGGGTCGCCTCCCTCTCGCTCCCCATCGTCGACGCCGTGCTCGCGACGCTCGCGGTGCTCCTCATCCTCCGGAGCGTGGGATCCGACCGCACCCCCCTCGCCCTGGTGGGCATCAGCTTCACGATGTACGCGGTCGCCGACCTCGCCTACGCCGTCGTCGACTCGACCAGCGGCTTCCAGTTCGGCACCCTGGCGGACCTCGGCTGGGTCGTCGGCTATGCGCTCGGCGGTGTCGCCGCGTGCCACCCGGCCGGCTCCGGCGGAAGCTGCGGCGACGACGACGGGGAGGTGCGCGAGGGCTCCCCCGTCGTGGGGACGGTGGTGACGTTCGCGCTGTTCATCGGCGCCGCCGTCTTCCAGGTCCAGGGCAGTCTCGCGCAGGTCCCGACGCTCGCCGTCTCCCTCTGGTTCCTGGTCATCACCGCCGTGGCCGCCCGGCAGATCGCGCTCGTCGCAGCGAACGAGCGGCTGCGGCGCACCCTCGAGAAGCGGGTCATCGAGCGCACGGCCGAGCTCGCCGCCGCCACCCACACCACCGAGCTGACGCTCTCCTCGGTGGGCGAGGGCATCTACGGCGTCGACCGCAACGGCGTCGTCACCTTCGTCAACCCGGCCGGAGCGCGGACCCTCGGGTACTGGGCCGAGGACCTCGTCGGGGTCCACGCCCACGACCACCTCCACGCGTTCCGCGACGACGACACCCCCTTCCCCTACGAGGGCTGCTACATCTCGGAGGCGATCACCAAGGGCGTCACCGTGAACTCCGAGGAGGACGTCTACCGCCGGGCGGACGGCAAAGCCGTGCCCGTGGAGGTGACGGCCAGTCCCGTGCTCGACGACGGCGAGGTCACCGGTGCCGTCGTCGTCTTCCGTGACGTGGCGCAGCGGCGTGAGGTCGAGCGCCTCAAGAACGAGTTCATCGCCGTCATCAGCCACGAGCTGCGCACCCCGCTGACCTCCATCAAGGGCTCGATCGGGCTCGTCGAGGGCGGCGCGACCGGCGTGATCAGCCCCGAGGCGCGGCGGCTCCTGGCGATCGCGGGAAGCAGCGTCGACCGACTGACCCGGCTGATCAACGACATCCTCGAGGTGGAGCGCCTGAGCAGCGGCAGCGATCCCCTCAACCTCGTCGACGTGCGGGTCGACGAGCTCGTGCGGATCGCCGTCGAGCAGATCGAGACGCTGGCGGCGCAGGCGGGGGTCACCGTCGATGTCCGCGACGCGCCGGGGACCGTGCGCGCCGACGCCGACCGCATCGTGCAGACGCTCGTCAACCTGCTCGGCAACGCGGTCAAGTTCACGGAGTCCGGCGGCCACATCACGGTGTCCGGGACCACGACCGGCACGTTCGCCGAGATCGCCGTCGCCGACACCGGCCGGGGCATCCCCGCCGGACAGCTCGAGGCGATCTTCGGTCGCTTCGAGCAGGTCGACTCCTCCGACGCCCGCGAGAAGGGCGGGACGGGGCTCGGGCTGGCGATATCCCGCGGGATCGTCGGGCGGCACGGCGGCCGCATCTGGGCGGAGTCGAGCCCAGGGGTCGGCTCCACCTTCCGGTTCACGCTTCCGACGGCGGACGCGGCGTCGGACTCGTCGTCGCAGACGCGTGAGTTTCACGTGAGGTCGAGGTGA
- a CDS encoding response regulator, whose translation MTVSPGHVLVVDDDDSIREVSTLALQLVGGWQVTTASDGLSALALAAENQPDVILLDVMMPGIDGLETLARLRSEPTTSGIPVVLMTAKASTGDEAEWRGLGVLGVIAKPFDPMTLGARLRDALEKPSSLG comes from the coding sequence ATGACCGTCTCACCGGGCCACGTGCTGGTCGTCGACGACGACGACTCGATACGCGAGGTCTCGACGCTCGCCCTGCAGCTGGTCGGCGGCTGGCAGGTCACGACCGCGTCGGACGGCCTGTCCGCGCTCGCCCTCGCCGCCGAGAACCAGCCGGACGTCATCCTGCTCGACGTCATGATGCCCGGTATCGACGGACTCGAGACGCTCGCGCGACTGCGTTCCGAGCCCACGACCTCCGGCATCCCCGTGGTGCTCATGACGGCGAAAGCCTCCACCGGGGACGAGGCCGAGTGGCGCGGGCTGGGGGTGCTGGGAGTCATCGCGAAGCCGTTCGACCCCATGACGCTCGGCGCACGACTCCGGGACGCCCTCGAGAAGCCGTCGAGCCTTGGTTAA
- a CDS encoding Hpt domain-containing protein: MSTAGPDEDAQFAEIAARAHERNRDRATRLLEIVAGPVPLLPGDRREARLLAHTVAGSAGTFGKDEASVVARRVVRAVDDGAESDELRTLVEELLSALA; encoded by the coding sequence ATGAGTACGGCCGGCCCCGACGAGGACGCGCAGTTCGCGGAGATCGCCGCGCGCGCCCACGAGCGCAATCGTGACCGCGCGACCCGCCTGCTCGAGATCGTCGCGGGGCCTGTGCCCCTGCTGCCGGGCGACCGGCGAGAGGCGCGGCTGCTGGCCCACACGGTGGCCGGGTCGGCCGGGACCTTCGGCAAGGACGAGGCCTCCGTCGTCGCGCGCAGAGTCGTGCGCGCGGTGGACGACGGCGCCGAGTCGGACGAGCTTCGCACGCTGGTCGAGGAGCTGCTGAGCGCGCTGGCGTGA